In a single window of the Nocardioides sp. L-11A genome:
- the rpsJ gene encoding 30S ribosomal protein S10 — protein sequence MAGQKIRIRLKAYDHEVIDTSARKIVDTVTRTGAKVAGPVPLPTEKNVFCVIRSPHKYKDSREHFEMRTHKRLIDIIDPTPKTVDSLMRLDLPAGVDIEIKL from the coding sequence ATGGCGGGACAGAAGATCCGCATCAGGCTCAAGGCCTATGACCACGAGGTGATCGACACCTCGGCGCGCAAGATCGTGGACACGGTCACCCGTACGGGTGCGAAGGTCGCCGGCCCGGTGCCGCTGCCGACCGAGAAGAACGTCTTCTGTGTCATCCGCTCGCCGCACAAGTACAAGGACTCGCGCGAGCACTTCGAGATGCGCACCCACAAGCGGCTCATCGACATCATCGACCCCACGCCGAAGACGGTCGACAGCCTCATGCGCCTCGACCTGCCGGCCGGTGTCGACATCGAGATCAAGCTCTGA
- the rplC gene encoding 50S ribosomal protein L3, with the protein MTIERNVKGLLGTKLGMTQLWDENNRVIPVTVVAAGTNVVTQVRQPQPDGYNAIQIGYGEIEGRKVNKPQAGHFAKAGTTPRRHVVEIRTADASEYTVGQELPVDTFEAGQVIDVTGTSKGKGFAGVMKRHGFAGVSASHGAHRNHRKPGSIGACATPGRVFKGLRMAGRMGSDTVTTQNVTVHAVDVEKGIVLIKGAVPGPKGGLVVLRTAAKKG; encoded by the coding sequence ATGACTATTGAGCGCAACGTGAAGGGCCTGCTGGGCACCAAGCTCGGTATGACCCAGCTCTGGGACGAGAACAACCGGGTCATCCCGGTCACCGTGGTCGCCGCCGGCACCAACGTCGTCACCCAGGTCCGCCAGCCGCAGCCGGACGGCTACAACGCCATCCAGATCGGCTACGGCGAGATCGAGGGCCGCAAGGTCAACAAGCCGCAGGCGGGTCACTTCGCCAAGGCCGGCACCACCCCGCGCCGCCACGTCGTCGAGATCCGCACCGCCGACGCCAGCGAGTACACCGTCGGCCAGGAGCTGCCCGTCGACACGTTCGAGGCCGGCCAGGTCATCGATGTGACCGGCACCAGCAAGGGCAAGGGTTTCGCCGGTGTCATGAAGCGTCACGGCTTCGCCGGTGTCAGCGCGTCGCACGGTGCCCACCGCAACCACCGCAAGCCCGGCTCGATCGGCGCCTGCGCCACGCCGGGTCGCGTGTTCAAGGGTCTGCGGATGGCCGGCCGGATGGGTTCCGACACCGTCACCACCCAGAACGTCACCGTCCACGCCGTGGACGTCGAGAAGGGCATCGTCCTGATCAAGGGCGCCGTCCCCGGCCCCAAGGGCGGTCTCGTCGTTCTCCGCACGGCTGCGAAGAAGGGCTGA
- the rplD gene encoding 50S ribosomal protein L4: MAKNVSVDFPAEIFDVEVNIPLMHQVVVAQQAAARQGTHATKRRGEVRGGGKKPYKQKGTGRARQGSTRAPQFAGGGVVHGPQPRDYSQRTPKKMKAAALRSALSDRARNERIHVVEGLVSGDKPSTKAALASLFELSPRRKFLVVLERTDSLTWLSLRNAPEVHIVAVDQLNTRDVLVSDDVVFSKAAFDRLVGDQPAEENN; this comes from the coding sequence ATGGCCAAGAACGTTTCCGTCGACTTCCCCGCCGAGATCTTCGACGTCGAGGTCAACATCCCGCTGATGCACCAGGTCGTCGTGGCCCAGCAGGCCGCCGCGCGCCAGGGCACCCACGCCACCAAGCGTCGCGGCGAGGTCCGCGGCGGCGGCAAGAAGCCCTACAAGCAGAAGGGCACCGGCCGCGCCCGCCAGGGCTCGACCCGGGCGCCGCAGTTCGCCGGCGGTGGCGTGGTCCACGGTCCGCAGCCGCGTGACTACAGCCAGCGCACCCCCAAGAAGATGAAGGCCGCCGCCCTGCGCAGCGCCCTGTCCGACCGGGCCCGCAACGAGCGGATCCACGTCGTCGAGGGCCTCGTCTCCGGCGACAAGCCGTCGACCAAGGCCGCCCTCGCCTCGCTCTTCGAGCTGAGCCCCCGCCGCAAGTTCCTCGTGGTCCTCGAGCGCACCGACAGCCTCACCTGGCTCTCGCTGCGCAACGCGCCCGAGGTGCACATCGTGGCGGTCGACCAGCTCAACACCCGCGACGTCCTCGTGAGCGACGACGTGGTGTTCAGCAAGGCAGCCTTCGACCGCCTCGTCGGCGACCAGCCTGCGGAGGAGAACAACTGA
- the rplW gene encoding 50S ribosomal protein L23, producing MSTLHKDHRDVLIAPVVSEKSYSLLDANKYTFLVRPDANKTEIKIAVEKIFGVKVTSVNTLNRPGKVRRTRNGLGKRKDTKRAIVSLADGHRIDIFGGPVS from the coding sequence ATGAGCACCCTGCACAAGGACCACCGCGACGTCCTGATCGCGCCGGTGGTGTCGGAGAAGAGCTACAGCCTCCTCGACGCCAACAAGTACACCTTCCTGGTGCGCCCGGACGCGAACAAGACCGAGATCAAGATCGCCGTGGAGAAGATCTTCGGCGTCAAGGTCACCTCGGTGAACACGCTCAACCGTCCGGGCAAGGTCCGCCGCACCCGCAACGGCCTCGGCAAGCGCAAGGACACCAAGCGCGCCATCGTGAGCCTGGCCGACGGTCACCGCATCGACATCTTCGGAGGTCCGGTCTCCTGA
- the rplB gene encoding 50S ribosomal protein L2 produces the protein MAIRKYKPTTPGRRGSSVADFAEITRTTPEKSLTRPLPKKGGRNNQGRITTRHHGGGHKRAYRVIDFRRYDKDGVPAKVAHIEYDPNRTARIALLHYADGEKRYIVAPKDLTQGMRVESGVGADIKPGNNLPLRNIPVGTTIHCVELRPGGGAKLARSAGNSAQLVAREGSRATLRLPSGEMRYVDVRCRATIGEVGNAEQSNINWGKAGRMRWKGKRPTVRGVVMNPVDHPHGGGEGKTSGGRHPVSPWGKPEGRTRKRKASDSQIIRRRKSGKNKR, from the coding sequence ATGGCTATCCGCAAGTACAAGCCGACCACCCCGGGCCGTCGTGGCTCCTCGGTGGCCGACTTCGCCGAGATCACCCGGACCACGCCCGAGAAGTCGCTGACCCGCCCGCTCCCGAAGAAGGGCGGCCGCAACAACCAGGGCCGGATCACCACCCGGCACCACGGTGGCGGTCACAAGCGCGCCTACCGCGTCATCGACTTCCGTCGCTACGACAAGGACGGCGTGCCGGCCAAGGTCGCGCACATCGAGTACGACCCCAACCGCACCGCGCGCATCGCGCTGCTGCACTACGCCGACGGCGAGAAGCGCTACATCGTGGCGCCGAAGGACCTGACGCAGGGCATGCGGGTGGAGTCGGGCGTCGGCGCCGACATCAAGCCGGGCAACAACCTGCCGCTGCGCAACATCCCCGTCGGTACGACGATCCACTGCGTGGAGCTGCGTCCCGGTGGCGGCGCCAAGCTGGCCCGCTCTGCCGGCAACAGCGCGCAGCTGGTCGCCCGCGAGGGCTCCCGCGCCACGCTGCGTCTGCCCTCGGGCGAGATGCGCTACGTCGACGTGCGCTGCCGCGCGACGATCGGCGAGGTGGGCAACGCCGAGCAGTCCAACATCAACTGGGGCAAGGCCGGTCGTATGCGGTGGAAGGGCAAGCGCCCGACCGTCCGTGGTGTGGTCATGAACCCGGTCGACCACCCGCACGGTGGTGGTGAGGGCAAGACCTCCGGTGGTCGCCACCCGGTCTCGCCGTGGGGCAAGCCCGAGGGCCGCACGCGCAAGCGCAAGGCCAGCGACTCCCAGATCATCCGCCGCCGCAAGTCCGGCAAGAACAAGCGCTGA
- the rpsS gene encoding 30S ribosomal protein S19: MPRSLKKGPFVDGHLLKKVDAENEKGTHNVIKTWSRRSMIIPSMIGHTIAVHDGRKHVPVFVSDSMVGHKLGEFAPTRTYRGHVKEDRKGRRR; the protein is encoded by the coding sequence ATGCCTCGCAGCCTGAAGAAGGGCCCCTTCGTCGACGGCCACCTGCTCAAGAAGGTGGACGCCGAGAACGAGAAGGGCACCCACAACGTCATCAAGACCTGGTCGCGCCGGTCGATGATCATCCCCTCGATGATCGGCCACACGATCGCGGTCCACGACGGCCGCAAGCACGTCCCGGTCTTCGTGTCCGACTCCATGGTCGGCCACAAGCTCGGTGAGTTCGCGCCGACCCGCACCTACCGCGGCCACGTCAAGGAAGACCGGAAGGGGCGCCGTCGATGA
- the rplV gene encoding 50S ribosomal protein L22, protein MSTTERHRTSARRESLLGDEPGAFATARFVRITPMKARRVVDLVRGLPADEALTLLQFAPQSASETVSKVLASAVANAATTEGLATGDLVVSVARVDEGPTMKRWRPRAQGRATRINKRTSHITIAVQPADVVAKKGKK, encoded by the coding sequence ATGAGCACCACTGAGCGTCACCGCACCAGCGCGCGTCGCGAGTCGCTCCTGGGCGACGAGCCCGGCGCGTTCGCGACCGCCCGCTTCGTGCGGATCACCCCGATGAAGGCGCGCCGCGTCGTCGACCTGGTCCGCGGCCTGCCCGCCGACGAGGCGCTGACGCTGCTGCAGTTCGCGCCGCAGTCGGCCTCCGAGACCGTCTCCAAGGTGCTGGCCAGCGCCGTCGCGAACGCCGCGACCACCGAGGGCCTCGCCACCGGCGACCTGGTCGTCTCGGTCGCACGGGTCGATGAGGGACCGACGATGAAGCGCTGGCGTCCGCGTGCGCAGGGCCGGGCCACCCGGATCAACAAGCGCACCAGCCACATCACCATCGCGGTCCAGCCGGCCGACGTCGTCGCGAAGAAGGGCAAGAAGTAA
- the rpsC gene encoding 30S ribosomal protein S3, producing MGQKINPNGFRLGISTDHKSRWYADKLYKSYVGEDVAIRKLLSKGMERAGIAKVEIERTRDRVRVDIHTARPGIVIGRRGAEADRIRGELEKLTGKQVQLNILEVKNPEIDAQLVAQGVAEQLSGRVQFRRAMRKAMQTSMRSGAKGIRIQCSGRLNGAEMSRTEFYREGRVPLHTLRADIDYGFYEARTTFGRIGVKVWIYKGEVAGSRAERQAQAAARAGVPGRGGRPSRGGDRPTRGSRGDRPNRSDRNAEAAAPAVESNPEATPAAEPSTGTES from the coding sequence ATGGGTCAGAAGATCAACCCGAACGGCTTCCGCCTCGGAATCTCGACCGACCACAAGTCTCGTTGGTACGCCGACAAGCTGTACAAGTCCTACGTCGGCGAGGACGTCGCGATCCGCAAGCTGCTCAGCAAGGGCATGGAGCGGGCCGGCATCGCCAAGGTGGAGATCGAGCGCACCCGGGACCGGGTCCGCGTCGACATCCACACGGCGCGCCCCGGCATCGTCATCGGTCGCCGTGGCGCCGAGGCCGACCGGATCCGCGGCGAGCTCGAGAAGCTCACGGGCAAGCAGGTCCAGCTGAACATCCTCGAGGTCAAGAACCCCGAGATCGACGCGCAGCTGGTCGCCCAGGGCGTCGCCGAGCAGCTCTCGGGCCGCGTGCAGTTCCGCCGCGCCATGCGCAAGGCGATGCAGACCTCGATGCGCTCCGGTGCCAAGGGCATCCGGATCCAGTGCTCGGGCCGGCTCAACGGCGCCGAGATGTCGCGCACCGAGTTCTACCGCGAGGGCCGCGTCCCGCTGCACACGCTGCGTGCCGACATCGACTACGGCTTCTACGAGGCCCGCACGACCTTCGGCCGGATCGGCGTGAAGGTCTGGATCTACAAGGGCGAGGTCGCCGGCAGCCGTGCCGAGCGCCAGGCCCAGGCCGCCGCCCGCGCCGGGGTCCCCGGTCGCGGTGGCCGTCCCAGCCGTGGTGGCGACCGCCCGACCCGCGGGTCGCGCGGCGACCGCCCGAACCGCTCGGACCGCAACGCCGAGGCTGCCGCTCCCGCCGTGGAGAGCAACCCCGAGGCCACGCCGGCTGCCGAGCCCAGCACCGGAACGGAGTCCTGA
- the rplP gene encoding 50S ribosomal protein L16 encodes MLMPRRVKHRKQHHPKRRGAAKGGTSLAFGDFGIQAVEGAYVTNRQIESARIAMTRHIKRGGKVWINIYPDRPLTKKPAETRMGSGKGSPEWWVANVKPGRVMFELSGVPEDIAREAMRRAIHKLPMKARFITREAGEF; translated from the coding sequence ATGTTGATGCCGCGTCGCGTCAAGCACCGCAAGCAGCACCACCCGAAGCGTCGGGGTGCTGCCAAGGGCGGTACGTCGCTGGCGTTCGGTGACTTCGGTATCCAGGCGGTCGAGGGTGCCTATGTCACCAACCGCCAGATCGAGTCCGCTCGTATCGCCATGACCCGCCACATCAAGCGTGGCGGCAAGGTCTGGATCAACATCTACCCGGACCGCCCGCTCACCAAGAAGCCCGCCGAGACCCGCATGGGCTCCGGTAAGGGCTCCCCGGAGTGGTGGGTCGCCAACGTCAAGCCCGGCCGCGTCATGTTCGAGCTGTCCGGTGTGCCGGAGGACATCGCCCGTGAGGCGATGCGCCGCGCGATCCACAAGCTGCCCATGAAGGCCCGATTCATCACGCGAGAGGCTGGTGAGTTCTGA
- the rpmC gene encoding 50S ribosomal protein L29: protein MANVIRAHELDELNEVDLEAKLREAKEELFNLRFQAATGQLESHGRLRTVKKDIARIYTVVRERELGIRTAPATDEEN, encoded by the coding sequence ATGGCGAACGTCATCCGCGCCCACGAGCTGGACGAGCTCAACGAGGTCGACCTCGAGGCCAAGCTGCGCGAGGCCAAGGAGGAGCTGTTCAACCTGCGGTTCCAGGCGGCCACGGGCCAGCTGGAGAGCCACGGCCGGCTCCGCACGGTCAAGAAGGACATCGCCCGGATCTACACCGTGGTGCGCGAGCGCGAGCTCGGCATCCGGACCGCTCCGGCAACGGATGAGGAGAACTGA
- the rpsQ gene encoding 30S ribosomal protein S17, whose product MSTESNEVGNETAQRNARKTREGLVVSDKMDKTVVVSVEDRVKHALYGKVMRRNTRLKAHDEQNDCGVGDRVLIMETRPLSATKRWRVVEILERAK is encoded by the coding sequence ATGAGCACGGAGTCCAACGAGGTGGGCAACGAGACCGCTCAGCGCAACGCCCGCAAGACCCGTGAGGGCCTCGTGGTCAGCGACAAGATGGACAAGACCGTGGTCGTGTCCGTCGAGGACCGCGTCAAGCACGCTCTGTACGGCAAGGTCATGCGCCGCAACACGCGGCTCAAGGCGCACGACGAGCAGAACGACTGCGGCGTCGGCGACCGCGTCCTCATCATGGAGACCCGCCCGCTCTCGGCCACCAAGCGCTGGCGCGTGGTGGAGATCCTCGAGCGCGCCAAGTAG
- the rplN gene encoding 50S ribosomal protein L14: protein MIQQESRLKVADNTGAKEILCIRVLGGSGRRYAGIGDVIVATVKDAIPGGNVKKGDVVKAVVVRTVKERRRPDGSYIRFDENAAVILKNDGEPRGTRIFGPVGRELREKKFMKIISLAPEVL from the coding sequence ATGATTCAGCAGGAGTCGCGACTCAAGGTCGCCGACAACACCGGTGCGAAGGAGATCCTTTGCATCCGGGTGCTCGGCGGCTCCGGCCGTCGCTACGCCGGCATCGGTGACGTCATCGTCGCCACTGTCAAGGACGCCATCCCCGGCGGCAACGTCAAGAAGGGCGACGTCGTCAAGGCGGTCGTCGTGCGCACCGTCAAGGAGCGCCGCCGTCCCGACGGGTCCTACATCCGCTTCGACGAGAACGCCGCGGTGATCCTCAAGAACGACGGCGAGCCCCGCGGCACCCGCATCTTCGGCCCGGTCGGCCGTGAGCTGCGGGAGAAGAAGTTCATGAAGATCATCTCGCTGGCGCCGGAGGTGCTGTGA
- the rplX gene encoding 50S ribosomal protein L24: MAAKFIRSTRKKSEQVRKKPNLRVKKGDTVKVIAGKDKGAEGKIIKVLREEERVIVEGVNRIKKHTKVVDQGQRSGNTGGIITTEAPIHVSNVMLVEGDGVTKVGYKRVDVTKRRPDGSEYSSTRSVRVSRKTGKEI; encoded by the coding sequence ATGGCTGCCAAGTTCATTCGAAGCACCCGCAAGAAGTCCGAGCAGGTGCGCAAGAAGCCCAACCTCCGCGTCAAGAAGGGCGACACCGTCAAGGTCATCGCCGGCAAGGACAAGGGCGCCGAGGGCAAGATCATCAAGGTCCTCCGTGAGGAGGAGCGCGTGATCGTCGAGGGTGTCAACCGGATCAAGAAGCACACCAAGGTCGTCGACCAGGGTCAGCGCTCCGGCAACACCGGCGGCATCATCACCACCGAGGCCCCGATCCACGTGTCCAACGTGATGCTGGTCGAGGGTGACGGCGTGACCAAGGTCGGCTACAAGCGGGTCGACGTCACCAAGCGCCGCCCCGACGGCTCGGAGTACAGCTCGACGCGCAGCGTCCGCGTCTCCCGCAAGACCGGGAAGGAGATCTGA
- the rplE gene encoding 50S ribosomal protein L5, giving the protein MSESTIEKVTPRLKTKYREEILPALKAEFEIANVMQVPGLTKIVVNMGVGEAARDSKLIEGAIRDLTAITGQKPAVTKARKSIAQFKLREGMPIGTHVTLRGDRMWEFLDRLLALALPRIRDFRGLSPKQFDGRGNYTFGLTEQVMFHEIDQDKVDRQRGMDITIVTTATNDEQGRALLKQLGFPFKEN; this is encoded by the coding sequence ATGAGCGAGTCCACCATCGAGAAGGTCACCCCTCGCCTCAAGACGAAGTACCGCGAGGAGATCCTCCCGGCGCTGAAGGCCGAGTTCGAGATCGCCAACGTCATGCAGGTCCCCGGGCTGACCAAGATCGTGGTCAACATGGGTGTCGGCGAGGCCGCGCGCGACTCGAAGCTGATCGAGGGCGCGATCCGCGACCTCACCGCGATCACCGGCCAGAAGCCGGCGGTCACCAAGGCCCGCAAGTCGATCGCCCAGTTCAAGCTGCGTGAGGGCATGCCGATCGGCACGCACGTCACGCTGCGTGGCGACCGGATGTGGGAGTTCCTCGACCGCCTGCTGGCCCTCGCGCTGCCGCGTATCCGCGACTTCCGCGGCCTGTCGCCCAAGCAGTTCGACGGCCGGGGCAACTACACGTTCGGCCTGACCGAGCAGGTCATGTTCCACGAGATCGACCAGGACAAGGTCGACCGCCAGCGGGGCATGGACATCACCATCGTCACCACGGCGACCAACGACGAGCAGGGGCGCGCGCTGCTGAAGCAGCTCGGCTTCCCGTTCAAGGAGAACTGA
- a CDS encoding type Z 30S ribosomal protein S14 has translation MAKTALKVKAARKPKFAVRGYTRCQRCGRPKAVYRKFGLCRICLREMAHRGELPGVTKSSW, from the coding sequence ATGGCGAAGACCGCGCTCAAGGTCAAGGCGGCCCGCAAGCCCAAGTTCGCGGTGCGCGGCTACACGCGCTGCCAGCGCTGCGGTCGCCCGAAGGCCGTCTACCGCAAGTTCGGCCTGTGCCGGATCTGCCTGCGCGAGATGGCGCACCGTGGCGAGCTGCCCGGCGTGACCAAGTCGAGCTGGTAA
- the rpsH gene encoding 30S ribosomal protein S8, with amino-acid sequence MTMTDPIADMLTRLRNANQAYHDAVTMPYSKLKEGVAEILKQEGYITSFAVADNENGVGKLLTVTLKYGRNRERSIAGVRRISKPGLRVYAKHTGLPKVLGGLGVAIISTSQGLLTDRQANQKGVGGEVLAYVW; translated from the coding sequence ATGACGATGACTGACCCGATCGCAGACATGCTCACGCGTCTGCGCAACGCCAACCAGGCGTACCACGACGCGGTGACCATGCCGTACAGCAAGCTCAAGGAAGGCGTCGCGGAGATCCTCAAGCAGGAGGGGTACATCACCTCCTTCGCGGTCGCCGACAACGAGAACGGCGTCGGCAAGCTGCTGACCGTCACCCTCAAGTACGGCCGCAACCGCGAGCGCTCGATCGCCGGCGTCCGCCGGATCAGCAAGCCCGGTCTGCGGGTGTACGCCAAGCACACCGGCCTGCCGAAGGTCCTCGGTGGCCTGGGCGTGGCGATCATCTCGACCAGCCAGGGTCTGCTGACGGACCGTCAGGCCAACCAGAAGGGCGTGGGTGGGGAAGTCCTCGCCTACGTCTGGTGA
- the rplF gene encoding 50S ribosomal protein L6 has translation MSRIGKLPVPVPSGVDVQIDGATVTVKGPKGTLSHTVVAPITVEKGEGVLDVKRPDDERLSKAYHGLSRTLINNMVVGVTEGYEKKLEIVGVGYRVLPKGPTQLEFQLGYSHPIIFDAPEGITFTVEGPTKLGVVGIDKQLVGEVAANIRKLRKPEPYKGKGVRYAGEHVRRKVGKAGK, from the coding sequence ATGTCGCGCATCGGCAAGCTCCCCGTCCCCGTCCCCTCGGGCGTCGACGTCCAGATCGACGGCGCCACCGTCACGGTGAAGGGCCCCAAGGGCACCCTGAGCCACACCGTGGTCGCTCCGATCACCGTCGAGAAGGGCGAGGGCGTCCTCGACGTCAAGCGTCCCGACGACGAGCGCCTCTCGAAGGCCTACCACGGCCTGAGCCGCACGCTCATCAACAACATGGTCGTCGGCGTGACCGAGGGCTACGAGAAGAAGCTCGAGATCGTGGGCGTCGGCTACCGCGTCCTGCCCAAGGGCCCGACGCAGCTGGAGTTCCAGCTCGGCTACTCGCACCCGATCATCTTCGACGCCCCCGAGGGCATCACCTTCACGGTGGAGGGCCCGACCAAGCTCGGCGTCGTCGGCATCGACAAGCAGCTGGTCGGCGAGGTCGCCGCCAACATCCGCAAGCTCCGCAAGCCCGAGCCCTACAAGGGCAAGGGTGTCCGGTACGCCGGCGAGCACGTCCGTCGCAAGGTCGGAAAGGCTGGTAAGTGA
- the rplR gene encoding 50S ribosomal protein L18, which yields MAITLKYQRKLSARASSRTRRQIRGRKKISGTAERPRLVITRSSKHITAQVVDDLVGKTLVSASTLEGDLRALDGDKTAKAKKVGELVAARAKEQGVESVVFDRAGNKYHGRIAALADGAREGGLTF from the coding sequence ATGGCGATCACCCTGAAGTACCAGCGGAAGCTGTCCGCTCGCGCGAGCTCGCGCACGCGTCGTCAGATCCGCGGTCGCAAGAAGATCTCCGGGACGGCCGAGCGGCCGCGCCTGGTCATCACCCGGTCGAGCAAGCACATCACCGCCCAGGTCGTCGACGACCTGGTCGGCAAGACCCTGGTGTCGGCCTCGACCCTCGAGGGCGACCTGCGCGCCCTCGACGGCGACAAGACCGCCAAGGCCAAGAAGGTCGGCGAGCTCGTCGCCGCCCGTGCCAAGGAGCAGGGCGTGGAGTCGGTCGTCTTCGACCGCGCCGGCAACAAGTATCACGGTCGCATCGCGGCCCTGGCAGATGGCGCCCGCGAGGGCGGCCTGACCTTCTGA
- the rpsE gene encoding 30S ribosomal protein S5, producing MSGAQRGQRSGGDRGGRGGRDDRRGGADKNQYVERVVAINRVAKVVKGGRRFSFTALVIVGDGDGLVGVGYGKAKEVPAAIAKGVEEAKKNFFRVPRVQGTIPHPVQGEKAAGVVFLRPAAPGTGVIAGGPVRAVLECAGIHDVLSKSLGSSNQINIVHATVAALQMLEQPESVAARRGLPVEHVAPAALLKAKAEGEAAAAAAKASTPEAVTA from the coding sequence ATGAGCGGAGCCCAGCGCGGACAGCGTTCGGGTGGCGACCGTGGCGGCCGTGGTGGCCGCGACGACCGCCGCGGCGGCGCCGACAAGAACCAGTACGTCGAGCGGGTCGTTGCCATCAACCGCGTCGCCAAGGTCGTGAAGGGTGGTCGTCGCTTCAGCTTCACCGCCCTCGTGATCGTGGGTGACGGCGACGGTCTGGTGGGCGTCGGCTACGGCAAGGCCAAGGAAGTCCCGGCGGCGATCGCCAAGGGCGTCGAGGAGGCGAAGAAGAACTTCTTCCGCGTCCCGCGCGTCCAGGGCACGATCCCGCACCCGGTCCAGGGCGAGAAGGCCGCCGGCGTGGTGTTCCTGCGCCCGGCCGCCCCCGGTACCGGTGTCATCGCCGGTGGTCCGGTGCGCGCCGTCCTGGAGTGCGCCGGCATCCACGACGTGCTCAGCAAGTCGCTGGGCTCGTCCAACCAGATCAACATCGTGCACGCGACCGTCGCGGCGCTCCAGATGCTGGAGCAGCCGGAGTCGGTGGCGGCGCGGCGTGGTCTGCCCGTCGAGCACGTCGCCCCGGCGGCGCTGCTCAAGGCCAAGGCCGAGGGCGAGGCCGCTGCGGCCGCCGCCAAGGCCTCCACGCCGGAGGCGGTGACGGCCTGA
- the rpmD gene encoding 50S ribosomal protein L30 yields the protein MAQLKVQQTKSKIGTKANQRETLRSLGLKRIGDVVIKEDRPEIRGMVHTVRHLVTVEVVGGE from the coding sequence ATGGCACAGCTGAAGGTCCAGCAGACCAAGTCGAAGATCGGCACGAAGGCCAACCAGCGCGAGACGCTGCGCAGCCTGGGCCTCAAGCGGATCGGCGACGTCGTGATCAAGGAGGACCGTCCCGAGATCCGGGGCATGGTCCACACCGTCCGTCACCTGGTGACGGTCGAGGTCGTCGGAGGCGAGTGA
- the rplO gene encoding 50S ribosomal protein L15, protein MTLKLHHLRPAPGAKTAKTRVGRGEGSKGKTAGRGTKGTKARYQVPVAFEGGQMPLHMRLPKLKGFKNPFKVTFQVVNLDRISTLFPEGGDVTPETLVAKGAVRKGHPVKVLGQGDLTVKVAVSADAFSASAKEKIEGAGGTVTVL, encoded by the coding sequence ATGACGCTCAAGCTGCACCACCTGCGCCCCGCGCCGGGTGCGAAGACCGCCAAGACCCGCGTGGGTCGTGGTGAGGGCTCCAAGGGCAAGACCGCCGGTCGTGGTACGAAGGGCACCAAGGCCCGCTACCAGGTCCCGGTCGCGTTCGAGGGTGGCCAGATGCCGCTGCACATGCGGCTCCCGAAGCTCAAGGGCTTCAAGAACCCGTTCAAGGTGACCTTCCAGGTCGTCAACCTCGACCGGATCAGCACGCTGTTCCCCGAGGGCGGCGACGTCACCCCGGAGACGCTGGTCGCCAAGGGCGCGGTCCGCAAGGGCCACCCGGTCAAGGTGCTCGGGCAGGGTGACCTGACGGTCAAGGTCGCGGTGAGCGCGGATGCGTTCTCGGCCTCGGCCAAGGAGAAGATCGAGGGCGCCGGCGGGACCGTCACGGTCCTGTGA